One window of Athalia rosae chromosome 2, iyAthRosa1.1, whole genome shotgun sequence genomic DNA carries:
- the LOC105683034 gene encoding FAST kinase domain-containing protein 5, mitochondrial-like, with amino-acid sequence MKMLAFFIVKRNYNFFRNIATRLVLSQNTSVSISHDTLLQSHKKQNFISGKNGNYFGTVYEYPAVDESVQDDVSHAKTKAVENRYAHSVMVRTKSYRETLANIPVIDRNCIGEIELDELLTQDWRLASIPELKKSFREISYHVHEHQEDLYSNKYADILESLSSRCREFNDFELCHVMQSLMLWLAVVREQDTPISNFYSALDNECKLRAPKWQTKKLLLILDHWYRLRFMKESEFVTLAMLRLGQNVKALKAVELVQYMFYMSVDRINLANCRDLEMQLKNIVNELTVEEVALVALGFFKSQTKIRDRELLRAIILKAIHHIESIDDISLAAILKIARYSIGPKDLSLLCKLFERIIPQIPRLSLQCLTHTALAAVNKRIFQEDLMNAISTRFYQDISSLRLKDIRSLVFALSSFNYIPEKQPNIFDKIVEELSDSNRKKELKDHPQHLALCLHHLSMLNIHPKNLIEQVLDSESIREAYGLDANAIRREIFALDVNVEVEFPDYVGPRLDEKLREDVAMKLTDKLPPWEGFKHSMMNYFMHDVIRICEAYLGSRDMLHVDHILPQYGRADIIICLDEANTPVPIGSIFSELPVGNVKHPPKIDINGAKWLALIIGTIHSYALDTDRPLGHICAKRRQLEHIGYEPTVIFWQDWMSLENDMDKFKYLQDKVF; translated from the exons ATGAAAATGCTGGCGTTCTTTATTGTAAAGCGCAACTACAACTTTTTTCGAAACATAGCAACAAGGTTGGTATTATCGCAGAATACTTCAGTATCAATATCTCATGACACCCTGCTGCAGTCTCATAAAAAACAGAATTTCATTtctggaaaaaatggaaactatTTCGGCACTGTGTATGAATACCCTGCTGTCGATGAATCTGTGCAAGATGATGTCTCGCATGCCAAAACAAAGGCTGTGGAGAATAGGTACGCACACTCTGTAATGGTGAGAACAAAATCTTATCGTGAAACACTAGCCAATATACCGGTTATTGATAGAAACTGCATCGGTGAAATTGAGCTCGATGAACTTTTGACTCAGGACTGGAGACTTGCTTCAATCCCAGAGCTTAAAAAGAGTTTCAGGGAAATTTCGTATCACGTTCATGAGCATCAAGAGGATCTTTATTCTAACAAGTATGCAGATATATTAGAATCTTTGAGTTCAAGATGTAGGGAATTCAATGACTTCGAATTGTGTCATGTGATGCAGTCCCTAATGTTGTGGTTGGCTGTAGTCCGAGAACAGGATACGCCCATCTCCAATTTCTACTCAGCCCTGGATAACGAGTGTAAACTTCGAGCTCCTAAATGGCAGACTAAGAAGTTGCTGCTGATTTTGGACCACTGGTACAGATTGAGATTCATGAAAGAATCAGAATTTGTAACTCTGGCTATGCTCAGACTTGGACAGAATGTTAAAGCTTTGAAGGCTGTTGAACTTGTGCAGTACATGTTCTATATGAGCGTAGATAGAATCAACCTAGCAAACTGTCGTGATTTGGAAATGCAACTAAAGAATATTGTAAACGAACTCACAGTTGAGGAAGTAGCTCTTGTAGCTTTAGGATTCTTTAAAAGCCAGACTAAGATCAGGGATCGAGAACTCCTTAGGGCTATAATCCTGAAAGCAATTCATCATATCGAATCTATCGATGACATCAGTCTTGCTGCAATTCTCAAAATTGCCCGGTATAGCATTGGACCCAAGGATCTCTCTTTGCTGTGCAAACTTTTTGAGAGAATAATTCCTCAAATCCCAAGACTTTCTCTACAATGTTTAACTCATACGGCCTTGGCTGCAGTTaacaaaagaatttttcaggaAGATTTGATGAACGCTATTTCAACAAG gTTCTATCAAGACATCTCCAGCCTCAGACTCAAGGATATTAGAAGCTTGGTTTTTGCCTTATCGTCGTTTAACTATATACCTGAAAAGCAGCCcaatatttttgataaaatcgTAGAAGAACTCAGTGATTCGAATCGGAAAAAGGAATTGAAGGA CCACCCACAACACCTTGCACTTTGTCTTCACCATCTCAGTATGCTTAACATTCATCCAAAGAACTTGATAGAGCAAGTATTAGACTCCGAAAGTATCAGAGAAGCTTATGGACTAGATGCAAATGCAATAAGGCGCGAAATATTTGCTCTGGATGTAAACGTTGAAGTAGAATTTCCAGATTACGTAGGTCCGAGGCTTGATGAAAAGTTGAGAGAAGATGTGGCAATG AAATTAACAGACAAGCTTCCACCCTGGGAGGGCTTTAAACATAGcatgatgaattatttcatGCACGACGTTATAAGAATTTGCGAG gCGTATCTCGGCTCCAGAGATATGCTCCACGTAGATCACATACTTCCGCAGTACGGCAGAGCAGACATAATAATCTGCCTAGATGAGGCAAACACCCCTGTGCCCATAGGCTCGATTTTCTCCGAGCTTCCCGTTGGAAATGTGAAACATCCCCCTAAAATTGATATAAATGGTGCAAAATGGCTAGCTCTAATTATTGGGACTATCCATTCTTACGCCCTCGACACGGATCGACCTCTTGGACACATTTGTGCTAAAAGAAGGCAGCTGGAACATATTGGATACGAACCAACTGTG ATATTCTGGCAAGATTGGATGTCGCTTGAAAATGATATGGACAAGTTCAAGTACCTGCAGGACAAAGTCTTCTAG